The Geoglobus acetivorans genome window below encodes:
- a CDS encoding DUF58 domain-containing protein, protein MRREEILSTLAVLLFVQAYLLENVFPALLGFSVLLYLTYIRTEFSPRIDAGWEISPRLVEGKKHRSMVRLRNFTDRKLKVTVLKEFLPPGFEAEKTEIVLNGKEEKVVEFTITPARGVYRIRGPRVMVSDMRGLYCSSITGDSEVEVEVYPSLEKIKEDVREEENLRLATTYMKVLLGLQTMEIDSLRKFQSGDDIKHVEWKATARLGELVVKEFLRELEGDVYIILDAGREMRKAVSRSRIDYATTLTLQISYSLMKNYRVGLIVYDDYGVRFRVDASRSPEQIERFIRSLKIGSIRSNLLGVKLPEINLRVSDDSRRFLRKVMPALKRRGGFSTGLVEAVSSLPSSAFLIFIADIASNTGELVRILSELRDRNRILLLTPNPVLFYDESRLNRDTILWLYRRYIEREKLLRKLGRIVPTIDLGPSDLLEVIRGALR, encoded by the coding sequence ATGAGAAGAGAGGAGATACTCTCAACCCTGGCAGTCCTGCTTTTCGTCCAGGCGTATCTCCTTGAAAACGTGTTTCCGGCCCTTCTCGGATTTTCAGTCTTACTTTACCTCACGTACATCCGAACCGAGTTCTCTCCGAGGATAGATGCTGGATGGGAGATCAGTCCAAGGCTGGTTGAGGGAAAGAAACACAGATCAATGGTCAGACTGAGAAACTTCACGGACAGGAAGCTGAAGGTTACCGTTCTGAAGGAGTTCCTGCCACCGGGTTTTGAAGCTGAAAAAACAGAGATCGTGCTGAACGGAAAAGAGGAAAAGGTCGTAGAGTTTACGATCACCCCAGCGAGGGGAGTTTACAGGATCAGGGGCCCCCGGGTAATGGTATCCGACATGCGGGGGCTCTACTGCAGCAGCATAACTGGGGACTCCGAAGTTGAGGTCGAGGTTTATCCTTCCCTTGAGAAAATAAAGGAGGACGTTAGAGAAGAGGAGAACCTCCGGCTGGCCACCACGTACATGAAGGTCCTTCTTGGCCTCCAGACGATGGAGATCGACTCTCTGAGAAAGTTCCAGAGCGGAGACGACATAAAGCATGTGGAGTGGAAAGCAACTGCAAGGCTCGGAGAGCTTGTGGTTAAAGAGTTCCTCAGGGAGCTTGAGGGAGATGTGTACATAATACTCGACGCTGGCAGGGAGATGAGAAAGGCGGTGAGCAGATCCAGGATTGACTACGCAACGACCCTCACGCTGCAGATTTCGTACAGCCTCATGAAAAACTACCGGGTCGGACTGATAGTCTACGACGACTACGGGGTCAGGTTCAGGGTGGATGCATCCAGATCCCCGGAACAGATAGAGAGGTTCATCAGGTCGCTCAAAATAGGCTCGATACGCTCAAACCTTCTCGGGGTCAAGCTGCCGGAGATCAACCTCAGGGTTTCGGACGACAGCAGAAGGTTCCTCAGAAAAGTCATGCCCGCGCTCAAGAGGAGAGGTGGTTTCTCCACGGGACTGGTTGAGGCTGTGAGCAGCCTTCCGTCATCGGCCTTCCTGATATTCATTGCCGACATTGCATCCAACACGGGCGAGCTTGTGAGGATCCTGTCGGAACTCAGGGACAGAAACAGGATCCTGCTCCTCACCCCAAATCCGGTACTGTTCTACGACGAGTCCAGGCTGAACAGGGACACGATTCTCTGGCTCTACAGGAGGTATATTGAGAGGGAAAAACTCCTGAGAAAGCTCGGCAGAATCGTTCCGACCATCGACCTCGGCCCGTCGGATCTGTTAGAAGTCATACGGGGTGCTCTGAGATGA
- a CDS encoding NAD(P)/FAD-dependent oxidoreductase yields MRIQIYGAGMAGSYLYMLLRNNGDYELGIRDERNSPDCRCAWGIAYRQAKNLYRDIGLDLDDYIISRPRYAYANGIRFRVKNIVMFDRKRLLQDLWKELEFREIENPDIVVDATGSKRAFLPEVGEDDVHMRYHTVQYIEEHEKDEDIYAYARRTGYAWAFPLGEGRWHIGAGDKSVERAEEMVKKLREKYGFEEREKSCGCRGFVRMYPPSKSLPFRDGNVYGVGEAIGCISGFGEGNAPALHSAKVFYDCLTSDCLDKYETRILEEFRWVEDEFGFLEAVQRGDMVSALRLTRKVIRIESERSAELTFRDILKVITNLKP; encoded by the coding sequence ATGAGGATACAGATTTACGGGGCCGGAATGGCTGGAAGCTACCTTTACATGCTCCTCAGGAATAACGGGGATTATGAGCTCGGCATCAGGGATGAAAGAAACTCTCCCGACTGCAGATGTGCGTGGGGTATAGCATACAGGCAGGCCAAGAACCTCTACAGAGATATCGGGCTCGATCTTGACGATTACATAATCTCAAGGCCCAGATATGCCTACGCCAACGGTATCAGGTTCAGGGTCAAAAACATTGTGATGTTCGACAGAAAGAGGCTCCTTCAGGATTTATGGAAAGAGCTGGAGTTCAGAGAGATTGAAAACCCGGACATAGTCGTGGATGCCACCGGGAGCAAAAGGGCATTCCTGCCCGAGGTTGGTGAGGACGACGTCCACATGAGGTACCACACAGTTCAGTACATAGAGGAACACGAGAAAGACGAGGACATCTACGCCTACGCCAGGAGGACAGGATACGCATGGGCATTTCCTCTGGGAGAGGGTAGATGGCACATAGGGGCAGGAGACAAGAGTGTCGAGAGGGCAGAGGAGATGGTCAAAAAGCTCCGAGAAAAGTACGGGTTCGAGGAGAGGGAGAAATCCTGTGGGTGCAGAGGTTTCGTCAGGATGTATCCCCCTTCAAAATCCCTTCCCTTCAGGGACGGAAACGTTTACGGTGTCGGGGAGGCAATAGGGTGCATAAGCGGTTTCGGGGAGGGGAACGCCCCCGCGCTGCACTCTGCGAAGGTCTTCTACGACTGTCTGACCAGTGACTGCCTTGACAAGTATGAAACCAGAATTCTCGAGGAGTTCAGGTGGGTTGAAGATGAGTTCGGCTTTCTGGAGGCGGTGCAGAGAGGAGACATGGTCTCTGCCCTGAGACTGACCAGAAAGGTGATCAGAATTGAGAGTGAGAGGAGTGCAGAGCTGACGTTCAGGGATATCCTGAAGGTCATAACCAATCTGAAACCCTGA
- a CDS encoding AAA family ATPase: MDGKEFMEKLKGEINKAVVGKEEVIELLAMALLSRGHVLLEGLPGVAKTTIAKTFAGAIGLSFSRIQLTPDLMPADITGSLVYDQKTSEFRFRKGPVFANVVLADEINRATPKTQSALLEAMQERQVTVEGNTHPLPEPFLVIATMNPVEYEGVYSLPEAQLDRFMMRIQIGYPDREEELLLLKRKESGEFDDVERIVDIREILALSEEVKKVRASEQILNYIYEISLKTRTDERFLLGASPRASEHLLFASKAFAFLNGREYVIPDDVKKVVRPVLAHRIKLKAEYEMDGLKPENVLADILEEIEVPK; this comes from the coding sequence ATGGACGGGAAGGAGTTTATGGAAAAGCTGAAAGGAGAGATTAACAAGGCAGTAGTTGGAAAGGAAGAGGTGATTGAGCTTCTCGCCATGGCTTTACTATCAAGGGGCCATGTTCTGCTTGAAGGTCTCCCGGGAGTTGCAAAAACGACGATAGCAAAGACGTTCGCAGGCGCCATAGGGCTGTCGTTCTCAAGAATCCAGCTCACCCCGGACCTGATGCCGGCAGATATCACCGGCAGCCTGGTGTACGACCAGAAAACCTCGGAATTCAGATTCAGAAAGGGTCCGGTTTTCGCCAACGTGGTTCTGGCAGACGAGATCAACCGTGCCACCCCGAAAACACAGTCAGCTCTGCTTGAGGCGATGCAGGAAAGACAGGTTACTGTTGAGGGGAACACCCACCCCCTGCCGGAGCCGTTTCTGGTGATAGCCACCATGAATCCAGTGGAGTATGAGGGCGTATACAGTCTGCCCGAGGCGCAGCTGGACAGATTCATGATGAGGATACAGATAGGTTACCCCGACAGGGAGGAGGAACTGCTCCTGCTTAAAAGAAAGGAGAGCGGGGAGTTCGATGACGTCGAAAGAATTGTGGACATCCGCGAAATCCTCGCACTTTCTGAAGAGGTGAAGAAGGTCAGGGCAAGCGAACAGATACTGAACTACATCTACGAGATCTCGCTGAAAACCAGGACTGACGAGAGGTTTCTCCTCGGTGCAAGCCCCAGGGCCTCCGAGCACCTGCTGTTCGCATCCAAGGCATTCGCATTTCTGAACGGTAGGGAGTACGTCATTCCGGACGACGTGAAGAAAGTCGTCAGGCCAGTCCTGGCCCACAGAATAAAACTGAAGGCGGAGTACGAGATGGACGGTCTGAAACCCGAGAATGTGCTGGCGGACATTCTGGAAGAGATAGAGGTTCCGAAATGA
- a CDS encoding DUF4350 domain-containing protein: MRIIYPLLVFIGLTLLILPVAVPIIKTSAEFSMFSPRWDGCTEFARLVAENGRVVPLMYPYNSVRLGELDGVLMIIGPDVEFSALEASEVRAFLDNGGTLFIADDFGTANGLLSMLGVKARFSKQPLKDLFYSKRSEFPVVVRINDPSLAEGVERITLNIPSAITGSEGVILTSKVSAVGKAHKSYPIMTELKYGNGRIILLSDPDILTNDMFGENRKFIENLVRYLGTGTFYFDEAHHSDFNPYSLTTVYIHRELDRARAFQVFLAVAALAVVVESGVISRIINVMMGLFPRREENILDDLPEWVDADLLERMINEIKTGSKLGDTYGREGVYGKAERRD, encoded by the coding sequence ATGAGGATAATCTATCCGTTACTGGTGTTCATAGGACTGACGCTTTTAATTCTGCCCGTAGCTGTCCCGATCATAAAGACCTCCGCGGAGTTCAGCATGTTCAGCCCCAGGTGGGACGGATGCACGGAGTTCGCAAGGCTGGTAGCCGAGAACGGCAGGGTTGTACCGTTAATGTACCCCTACAACTCCGTCAGGCTTGGCGAGCTCGACGGTGTTCTGATGATCATCGGTCCTGACGTTGAATTTTCGGCGTTAGAGGCCAGCGAGGTCAGGGCGTTTCTCGACAATGGTGGGACGCTCTTCATAGCGGACGACTTCGGCACGGCAAACGGCCTGCTCAGCATGCTCGGGGTGAAGGCCAGATTTTCAAAGCAGCCCCTCAAAGACCTGTTTTACAGCAAGAGGAGCGAATTTCCGGTTGTGGTCAGAATAAACGACCCCTCACTTGCAGAGGGCGTTGAGAGAATCACCCTGAACATCCCCTCTGCGATAACGGGGAGTGAAGGAGTGATCCTCACAAGCAAGGTAAGCGCGGTGGGGAAAGCACACAAATCCTACCCCATCATGACCGAGCTTAAGTACGGGAACGGAAGAATCATACTGCTCTCCGACCCGGACATTCTGACAAACGACATGTTCGGTGAAAACAGGAAGTTCATCGAGAATCTCGTGAGGTACCTGGGGACGGGGACGTTCTATTTCGATGAGGCCCACCACTCTGACTTCAACCCGTACTCCCTGACAACAGTTTACATTCACAGAGAGTTGGATAGGGCGCGGGCGTTTCAGGTCTTCCTGGCAGTTGCTGCTCTTGCTGTTGTCGTGGAAAGCGGTGTGATCAGCAGAATTATAAACGTCATGATGGGACTTTTCCCCAGAAGAGAAGAGAACATTCTCGATGATCTGCCGGAATGGGTCGATGCGGATTTGCTCGAGAGGATGATTAACGAGATAAAAACGGGATCAAAGCTTGGTGATACGTATGGACGGGAAGGAGTTTATGGAAAAGCTGAAAGGAGAGATTAA